The following are encoded together in the Serratia odorifera genome:
- the pstB gene encoding phosphate ABC transporter ATP-binding protein PstB, protein MGLKTPGSLPRLDVQHLEPQQTALSVSDLNLFYGDKQVLHDISLRIPRHRVTALIGPSGCGKSTLLRCFNRMNDLVDNCRIDGELQLNGETLSGPHIDVAALRRRVGMVFQRPNPFPKSIYENVVYGLRLQGIGERRILDEAVERSLRAAALWHEVKDRLRENAFRLSSGQQQRLVIARAIAIEPEVLLLDEPTSALDPISTLTIEELISTLKQRYTVVLVTHNMQQAARVSDYTAFIHQGRLVEYNDTDAIFTAPRQRRTEDYITGRYG, encoded by the coding sequence ATGGGTTTAAAGACGCCAGGCAGTTTGCCCCGGCTGGATGTCCAGCATCTCGAACCACAGCAGACCGCGCTGTCGGTCAGCGATCTCAACCTGTTCTATGGCGACAAGCAGGTGCTGCATGATATTTCGCTGCGTATTCCACGCCACCGGGTAACCGCGCTGATCGGCCCGTCCGGCTGCGGCAAATCCACGCTGTTGCGCTGTTTTAATCGTATGAACGATCTGGTGGATAACTGCCGTATCGACGGAGAATTGCAGTTGAACGGCGAAACGCTGTCCGGGCCGCATATCGACGTCGCGGCGCTGCGGCGGCGGGTGGGCATGGTGTTCCAACGGCCCAATCCGTTCCCCAAATCAATTTATGAAAACGTGGTGTATGGCCTGCGTTTGCAGGGCATTGGCGAACGACGCATTCTGGATGAGGCGGTGGAACGCTCGCTGCGCGCCGCCGCGCTGTGGCATGAGGTCAAAGACCGGCTGCGTGAGAATGCGTTTCGACTGTCTAGCGGGCAGCAGCAGCGTTTGGTGATTGCGCGCGCGATAGCCATCGAACCGGAGGTATTGCTGCTGGATGAGCCGACTTCGGCATTGGATCCGATTTCAACGCTGACCATCGAAGAGCTGATTTCTACCCTGAAGCAGCGTTATACGGTAGTGCTGGTGACGCATAATATGCAGCAGGCGGCGCGGGTTTCCGATTACACCGCCTTTATTCATCAGGGCAGGCTGGTGGAATATAACGATACCGACGCCATATTCACCGCGCCGCGCCAGCGTCGCACCGAAGATTATATTACTGGGCGCTATGGTTAA